DNA from Alnus glutinosa chromosome 2, dhAlnGlut1.1, whole genome shotgun sequence:
taataaaggaaacaaatatgtatgaaataggtttttcttaattcggacgttttccatgccaaaatcgccccgcaataaaagaccgcaaatctgtacgaattttggaatccttttcctacttggatagaaatttcagaaaaggagaagacttgtaattattctttttggactagaaaacgtacttagaattgtaataggaatatTAGAGCTTTTAAAGCTTCtataatccctataaataggcctctagcctttgaagaaagacacacaaacttagaggaagaatcaaaggctacatcaagaaggaggtttttttatagtttttattttctttcttttcctttattaatttcttatgaggatgatttccatccaaattatgtgtaactaatactttagttagggctcgattgaagccctaatcatgtctttttaagtttttcaatttgccttgctacaatttatatattgatgcttaacttgattaattctagtttcttgaattcctcgcatgtttatgtttagctagtatattcttgtggtatggatttgttatttatgtcaatttggatgaccgagtcctgggtataatagagtaacggaagaaccccgacacaggttcttggattaatcaacataaagacaattggaatagataccatattccaatttgagtgtgtttaccgatttccatagatttatgctttcttgaagaacaacttagtagataccatgcctaactcgttgtttagggaaattaatagctttaggagaagataccattcccttgtggctggtaagcattaagcatcatgttatgattgtagtattgtgcatattgcgaatctatttgagtatgattagcggtggatatcgaagccttaccttttcttcatagtatttttaattcaatcttttatcctgtcttattttacatatcgcttttaggaatttctctttaaatacaatttataccaatcttcgtgggaatgatcttgtatttgcctgctatactattgttttgatcttgtgcacttgcgagtaaaacgtacaagtatttgcctatttatttagtagatatttgcacaacacactcttggtttccacttgaacacccaaagaacattaagctttggatgtcattcaaatttctttaccactaactctagaaccattaaatgaatccaactcaaaaataaatcacaaagagtacccatttgaaatcaaatcatcaaatgtatccattcaatgaacaaatcacaatggatatcatcattcaaaccgataaaacaatgtatccatcggttgaaacacattaaatgtcatacatctaccaccaaccacattcattgcaaaagatgaaGCATTATATGAAtggaatttgaacaacaaatatgatatatcattaaatgtgcaagtagtataacaagagtgtgagtgtcatcactggaaaggtttcatcctcaaccttagttgaggttactagccttccatgactaagaacaccacaagaaaatgaagaacaaacatggaaatagaagaaaagctttacaaagagaaagtgtctaagaacaaaagctactggaatacactacaaaatgcacgaaattaaacctatctattGCTCTCTAAACTCCcacaacaaggaggcatggctatggctttatagaaggaaattagggttagaaacccatgtaaaatgacttctctaactccctctagggttcctctcttgctagagacaaccaaggtcacgaaaccagcgtgttctgctgtgaaaatcagagggagaactactttttgtcatggagatgCTCCTGATtaggtgttctggcgcgcttctgcaaaagtaagttctgggaaatttcgatcgatcgattgacttttcaggacttccgaatttctaagcatttccacatgaattttgccattcctcacttattgacctacaaaacataaaaacacaaaaactaaccaaagcatcagaaaataacaaggctaaaggtctaactaatgtaaatcaaggggtccaaatacacaatatttggcactcatcaaatgtGATGTACAAGATGTGACTATTGAAGACTTGCAGAGGCAAGTTACAGAGTTAACCCAGCGTCTAGCGGCGCAAAACTTGGAAAGGGATCGTGAGATGGATGATTGCGATTCCAATTCCAGCTTTGAGAACCCGTATCATAATTCTGTTCTGGGTTGGGAACAACGTGGTCGAGAACATCGATATGGAGATTTAGGCTTCAAAGTTGAGCTTCCCTTCTGGCACTCTACAAGCCGAAGGCTTCATTGATTGGCTACACGAAGTAGAGCAGATCTTTAATTATAAGGAAGTTCCAAATCGCATGAAGGTGAAGATTGTCGCCATCAAACTAAAGAGTCGTGCATCTGCTTGGTGGGAGCAAGCAATTGAAGCGGTCACGGGATAGACAAGGCAAGCCAAAGATCTATGATggggagaaaatgaagaagaagatgaaggggCACTTTTTAACCTTCGAATACACACAAACATTGTTTCACCGGCTTCATATGCTGAGACAAGGTGTGGAATCTATTGATGATTACATCGAAGAGTTTTACCAATTGGTTGCTCGAAACGACTTGTGAGATATCGAAGAGCAGTTGGTGGTGCGATACTTGGGAGGTTTACGGCAGTCCTTACAAGACGTCCTTAGTCTCCACTCCCTTTGGACGGTTTCTGAAGCCTACCAACGTGCCTTGACTGTAGAAAAGCAACAAACCAGAAGCAATTCCAGATCTACACCAAGACGAGATCAAAATACACGAGGAGTCCATCCTCAAGAACCTCACCCTAATCCTCAACATATGCAAGGCCATAGTTCCAACTTCGACATTCACTGTTTCAGATGTGGGGAGCCCGGTCATCGAGCGACTGATTGTCGAAAGCCTGAATGTAGAACGAGTAAGAATCAATTGAAGATGAAACAGTAGAATAAGTCAACATCAAAGATCCTGTTTTTAATGATAGCAATGACGAGGAGATTTTGTAGGGAGATGGGCACGAGACTCTTGTTGTCAGAAAAAGCTTGCTTGCTCCAAAAGATGACTCCGAAGAAGCTTGGTTAAGAACCAATATTTTTCATACCACATGAACGATAGCGGAATAGGTTTGTAAGTTTATTATTGACAGTGGTAGTTGCGAGAATGTGGTGTCAGAGGATGCAATTAAGAAGCTTTAGTTGAAGATTGATCGCCATCCAAAACCATACAAATTGTCTTGGTTGAAAAAGGGAAGTGAGGTAACAGTAGATAAAAGGTGTTTGGTTTCGTTTTCAATTGGAaagaaatattttgataatGCATGGTGCGATGTAGTGTCTATGGATGCATGTCATTTATTACTAGGCAGGCCTTTGCAGTATGATCGAGGCGTTGTCCATGATGGGCAGCGAAATACCTATAGTTTGAGCATCAAGGGAAAGAAGGTGGTGTTAGCACCTCGGCGAGGAGTCATCCCTATACCGGTGGCTAAGAAGGACATTAATCTATTGTCAATGTCTCGGTTCCTGGAGTAAATAGAAGAAGAGGGCGTTGTGTACGCCTTGATGACATGTGAAAACGGTTCCAAAATAGATGATGACGTGTCAGTGGAGTTACGAGAGGTGTTGCTTGAGTTTGCTGGTTTGATGCCAGAGGAACTACCCCTTGGTTTGCCACCCATGAGAGATATGCAGCACCACATCGACTTTATGCTAGGGTCAAGCTTGCCGAATAGACCAGCTTATTGCCTCAGTCTGAAGGAATCTGAAGAGTTGCAACGCCAAGTGACAAAGTTGCTGAAAAGAGGTTACATTCATGAGAGCATGAGTCCATGTGCAGTTCCCGTGCTCTTTGTTCTGAAGAAGGATGGATCGTGGTGCATGTGTGTTGATAGCAGAGCCATcaatccttatatatatatatataatatgtgtgtgtgtgtgtgtgtgtgtgtgtccaatgttcaatattatacaatttatagaaaagcaacattaatgcaattggagttttggacgCTAGTTCCAATAAGATTTTacttgcatgttgaatgatcaAGAACATGTTCTTGACGTTCTTGGTGTTCTTGATTAAACGTTCAGATCTTCTCTTTGATGAATGATTAGGACCGTGAGTGTGGACTTACAAACTATTCTCAAATCAATAGAATAGGTAGAAGTATAACCTTGAGAAAACCAAGTATTCTCACTTGAATATTTCTCACAATCCTTTTTGCACGTTCTTGTGTCtttcacaaaaatatttatgaaacttGAGTCTCGCAATTTTTTAACTTatgaattaaagaattctatcaATCAACGAATTGGTGAATTATGTTTCACTATAGTCCTCTATATAGACTTAGATTTACAATCATGATTGGCTTAAGAGATTAACTGGAGTTGTAGAAGAACTAAGATTGGAGTCATGGATGAACTAAGACTCCTAAAATCCTATCCTATAGGGTGCACAGTCGAGGGGATAAAATTACTCCCTTTGTGTCACAGTTCTTTAGGAAGAAGAAGGGTAAAGTTGGGATCTTTGAATGGAAGAGCATGGAAGAGGATAGAGGCATAAGGGTGTTCTATTTCAAAGGACACGTGGCAGTAGATGAAGTGGTGTTAGTGAGGTGCATTCCAGCTGGGGCACTTTACAGGGGTTATGCGGTGCGTTTGGGGCTAGCCTAGGCCAACCGGTTATGCTAAATAAATGGGCTGTTATAGTGGTCTATTTAGCATGGGCTTTAGTTATCATTTAGGCTATTGGGCTTATTTGtaaaagactatatatataaggtcTCTACGGTTGTTAGAGGGTATCTTCTTGGCATTGATTGCTTTCTGTTTTGGAGGTTGGCTTCCTTGAATCAGCCATTACTGTTGCTCCCTTTATTCCTGCATTTTGCATTTATTGAAGCTACCAATATTTTCTTCATCCTATTCCCTAAATATCCAAACCATAAATTGTGTTGTTCCACTTTGCCCCTGCACCATATGGCCATGGAGGGAAAAATTATCGCCATGCGCTTAGGGCTAGGTTAAAACCCTAGCCCACTACTACTACACACTGTAATGTTCTAGtgaattaattaactggtagtTAACTTCATGGTTCGTCTCCTAATCTTATTCTAAGAAGAACAAGACTACAAGGATTTCATCCTCTCCAAAGAGAGTATGGAATAGAAGACTTTCACTCAAAAGAATAAAGATAGCATTCTAAAATCCACAATCACCACTAGAATGGCTAgagtaaactaaaacataataataataataataataataataataataataataataatgtcagCCAAAGCACTTAAAATACGGTCAAAAGGTTAGTCATcaaaattgttagtattttatattggctacattctagataaccaaaaacactttatgtaatggttgcgaattaacaggatggtcgggtatcaattcaaaatcttcatataatcagacagtgttcaaatcaaagcatattgactgatcacaagcttctagaagatgtccatgaagagtccttgcaaattccaagccaaatcaaccagCTCttgtgcaatcgtccggacgagcctttgaagacgtccggacgccccgcagtgtccagcagattatgttgaagacgtccggatgatagagcaacaccgtccggacgctaggtcaatcagcaTTCAactcggagttggatttcaaaagtcgatATTGTTAGGGAGTCTCTGCAAGCTGTTCGGATGACATGGCAACATGTCTGGaagctgtccagcatttcagaatattccagtgttccgttcgaatgtAGAAAGGAGTTTTAGCGAGGACCGTCCGtacgctcggccaagccatccAGACGTGGACctaataaggatagaattgcgctgtttctgaaaggatatcgcagaagaccatccgggcgtggctaacttccgttcgGACACTCAACAGCCAtagcccgaatctcagcagttttaggtttcttataagcctataaatagagggccctaggcttgtaaattgtatagaattcggtattgaattctcttagctttgagggggtgtttagggagaattaaaaatctgctagctctcaagccgttgctggtgtgtgctcaatagttagtgtgaagtctatcttagggctcggccttaaggtaaaggaatctatcaaaaaccccttcaggtaggagatctggttggaaagcgttcacgataggcttcgtatcagagttaaatgtatgactactgcataagggtatgtgagtacgagtgtcttgtaactagctttgtttttagatagtggagttcttgggtttagctgccccgaagtggtttttctcttcataaagtttccacttcgtaacaaatatcttgtcttatttaaatttcgcatttaagatattttgttgcatacaaatacacacacttggttaatttagaagtcattatttattttcaaaaatgatacAGATTCGAAACAAAAAGATCTGAGAGTCACCAACAACAAGGGTCAAATCCACACTTAAGAAGATACAGCATAAAGTGATATCTATCATAGCACGGCGGGATTCACTAGGTTCTCTCCACATTTGCGCCAGCCAAATAGGATCTAACTACTCAAAAATGATCTTGAGCAGTCCCTCCAGCAGGACCACATGCTGCTCCGAACTCGTCATCACAAAAActatctataaaacaatacatgtttcataggtCGAAAGATGCAAGTGTAAGTCTAtcacttagtgagtaataatatgCATGATACACATGTTATTATATGGTGAACTCAGTTTAAGTTTAAATCACATGCGAGTATTCTTTTCATTGTacaagatgatgatgatatacatatagtatattgcAAATGATCTATAGTTCATGTTATAGTTCAATTCCAAATGATCTACCCAGGATATTAACCCCTTCCTAACAGTGTAATGTCTGAGACATTATTTAATGTTTAAAGTATAcaaaattaagtgattaaatgaTTAGGATTAATAAGATGCCAAGAAAATACTTAGAAAACCTTAGAAGTTGAGTTTCTAGACATAGCGTCTGAACAGGCTTCAGAAGGGCTTTGGACGGGAGCCACAGAGAGCAAATGTTCTCTCTGGAGTATGCGTCTTGACGGCTACAACTCCCGTCCGGATGGCAGCCACAGAGAAGAAATTTTGCAGCATTTTGCATGCGTGTCTGGACCTTCACTTAACCTGTCTGGACAGCACCTGAGATAAATATGAGAATGAGTCTTTTTGGACTCATTTCTGCCGAATCACACCCCCAAACACGATTTTCTCTTAGGGTTTTCACCTAAAACCCtagatctacgaagatccaagcttccaacctcaaatctaaccctagaaacgtgatctacgaagctcgatctacgtttctaccgattgttttgaggtaatttcgtaaacttttatcttttgaaattttgggcTAAATCTTGTGATGTTAGAGTTTAATCTTTGATGTTCTTTAGTATTTGTGTGTTTTGGACCTTCCAAAATATTCCCAAGCTTTAGGTAGCGTTTGAGTGAATTTTGGTGagttttccaaaaccctagattatgaacatttagtttaaatagtattttataAGTTTAATCCTAAGAtattcttatgggttaatgttattatgATTATGTTAGTGCTTTATGTTTATGGGTTAATGTTTATTGTGATTAGGTTAGCAAAATAATGTGGTTGGACTAGTGTTTATTGTTTATGGGTAGTTGATTGGAAACCCTAGAAAATTCTATGGGATTTTccatgggttagctcttgagTAACCTAAGAGCTAAGTGTTGGtttaatattagaaaaatgCTAAGTGTagtgcaatttttttatttacagtGGCGCATTGCAAGGCACTATCTAGGAAACCTAGTTTGAGTTTAATATCCGCACAACCAAGGTGAGTATtatactcactgagaaaatgatACTATTTCTATGTACTTTATAGAAACACAAATAATATATTGTTTTCTATACCGAACCGACATTATGTTAATTatctgttttggatgttttgagtaGCTTTAATTAGCTTGAGATATATAAATGATCTTTATGAGAAACTAGAATTGATTGTGAAATATGACTTTTTTAGTGAGTTTTATTGCCTGCTGTTGTTGGGATAATTGAGAAATTGACATATTGCATTGTTTAGAATAATGTTTATCAAAGAGCATGATCATGACTTTGGGagtaatacatatatatagttttgagTATAGAGCATTGTGTTCTAAAAGACCCTTGGGCTGGTGTTCCCATTGGCAAGTTGGAAGACCTTTAGGCCAGGGTTCCCATCGGCACTATTTGTGAAGACCCTTAGGCCTGCGTTTCCATTGGCACAACAACATTATGGTGATAAAGACTTGTGGGCCTACATTCCCTATGGCACAATATTGTGTTGTGTACATGagcatagcattgttttatgataattgaattgttttcatGATTATACATAGTAGTTTTCATGCCAGACGTATCTATATGCCTATGAGGCTAATGGGAACAACGCATATGTATACGTTTACGGCTAGATTGCTTaattgttttaaaagcattgagCTTTGAATGTACATGGATGTTCACATTGCTCAGGATTGGGAAATGCTAATGTCTTTGTATAGATAAGCAAACTGTCATTTGTTCTTCAACAGAGACGTGCTTGTATACTAGAGCTTCGCTCGAGTGTGTGCGTGATCGAACTGATGTAGCAAAAGCACTAAGCTTCAATGTACTTGGATATGGTGTTACCTATTTTTAGAAATGCTGATATCTTTGTATAGATAAGcaagatgccattgttttcttgcTTAAGGCCTATGTGTATGCGTGAACCCGTAATGGAGTAATCGCGTACATGTATGTCTGAGCTACCgatcataaaagtattattgtagatgggttTATATGTAGATgtttccaaggtgggatgactggaacttctacatatgttcacagctgcatagtatgctttaatgttttctTAAAAGTCGGTGTTTACTATATCAACtacatgtgtttttaaaatgataaatgttgTAAAAATGGGTAGCTAATATTGTAAATGTAAGacaaaggaaaagttggttctttgtgaaaactcagtgatTTTTATACTATTGAGGTCTGGGTATATTATGTACTGAAACAATGAACTCATAATTTTCGCCTGTACGAATGTGGTCAACCCCACAACCGTGCATACATTGAAGCTTTGGCTGCAGGTTCCGTGAATGTAGATGATGACCGGTATGCTTAGTGTGGGATGCTATGATTTGAGCACTTCGTGACAGTCATATGTCACGGGTTCGAGGGTAGTCTGCATTTTGGTAGTATTTTGTATGGCTTGTGTATGATGCGACACTTGTATTTGGAGAACCATCCTTTTGTTATGTAATTAGAGTATTATTATGttaaagccttaaacagatagactcaTAATGGCTCTTTTATGTAAACAacaggtgtgtgtgtgtgtatagatGTGTTTCTGCTATTGATATGTATTCCACAATATATTGATTATGTTTTCCATTgcatagatgtaactctgattattaggtacatgttatggggcatgtgccatatgttggctgagcgacaaatagtTGTGCCATTGTGatgatccgtttgtatgttttcgaAAAAAAGGGTGAGGGGGTCGTCATAGACAGGATTGGCACTGTCCtgagggacctgtaatacaacactaATGCCCCGAATATGTACGCATACcatcatatactagcagcccaACCGAGTTCGACCTCAGATGGTCCTAGCAAAGTCGTAACCGTGACCTCTATTCAGATGGCCCTAGCAAGGCTCATCATAACACATTATAAacttttgaccataaagaacaaTCTAGATAATAGTGAACCCATGGCTCTTTTTTTGCACAAGATGGTGTaacatgtcatacgatgcaatttagtcttcatcgtattttacatgcatgctttcataatttcattatcTTGCGCCATTAATCACACAATTTCACAAAAAATAGAGCacaataataaaaatgacatttcatgtgagttgtaaacatacatgttttgaaacaaaaaacatTCGTGCTATgcggaaaaataataataagaagtatccatgtgagtttttactcacttgtatcgCATGGCTCCTTCAACAAGTCTCCTTAAGGTTCCACAATCTCgaaatttgagaaaaacctTTCATCAGCCTTAAACTTGAGCTAAAACAAGCCTTAATTcctaaacaactcaaaataagCTTTCTATTCGTTTGGCAATTGTTCGTCCAATGAATGGCGAACATTCGACTTAGACATCGTCATTCGTCTAGTGAAGGACGAGCGTTCAAGGCTCGGGCAAAATCCCAAATTCCAACCAAAAAGCCATAAAACTTATTCTAAACAAGTTTTAGGGTCTTAACATGATCTCTAACATAGTTTTAACCTCAATAACATCTCGATGCAGTACTAGGTACATTAAACCTCATTTAAACCACTAGTATATCGATAAACCAATATTAATGCTGAAACTAAGTAAGGATGTAAAACTAGTTAGAGATATTAACAAAACAGTAAGCAAGGTTACGAAAATTAACTAAGAGAgctccttctcttttttctccaAAACACTGTCTCACTCTCCCTCAAGGATTTATTGACGAAATGGGCGAAAATGATACGAAAAGGGTGAAAATTATACGAAAAGGGCTAGGATaaggggtatttataggagaaGAAGTTGAAATGGATAAGAATCAAATGATTTGGCTTTTGGCGAACATTTACCAAGCGTAACGCGAACATTAATGTAAAATCTAGGGTTTGGCGATCGTTCGGCGTACTGCCGCGACTGAGATTTACTTTCTAACACACAATACAACACGCCAACGATCATTCGTGGAGGGGACCACGAAAATTCCTAGTGGGAACTGTGAACAATCCTGGTTCGTTCAACGaaaaagtcaaaagattcaaatttcCATAAGTAAGAGCTAATTATCTTTCGATAATTATCTGGGGCACTACATACACTCTTAAGCATGGGCTTGAGTTTTATCACTTAGGCCTAATGCTTCTTTAATTCCACTTAATTCTTTTGGAATAAATTCTAAGAGCTCAaagctctttaattgcttaagctcttataaaataaattcctaagctcaatcatctctaagtaataaGTCACTTAGGAATCATACTCCTTTAGcccatgttttattaaataaaacaatccaaataaataaatgtataacTAATGTCCAAATCAaatggtcaatttacatcaccTCAAAGGGGGGACCTATAGGAAAAATTACAAGTAGCTTCAATAGGTCTGTGACAGTATTACACGACACTTTTAATAACAATTGATTCCATTAAACAAATTTGAttgcactctaatatgtattttcaaattaataaattaatctacttatttattatatattagcCCTCCATGGAATCAATCCATAGTTGAACCAAAATCAATACACTGTAACTTTGTTTACTACCTATTTTTCTTGATAACCTTATTTACTTACATGATATATCTTTTTTGTTCCCTATGAGATATCATCTCACCTTtcacaaaacaaagtttcaaTAAATACTACTAAAACACTCAAATCTGAGCTTTAGGATATTGATTCACATTAAATTTActtcaagaaaaatattccTTACCACTTTGTTCTAggacaaaggatttggatttgttcttgaagaaggtgttcCTACAATATCCATGCGATCACCCAATGCACACATATGTTGACCATAGATTGATCTCACTCACATACATCAAAGTGACTTACATTTTACATCTTAGTTCACAATCTtcttaggatttagagtaactgttataagttGTCGTacacgtacatcattctttatcatagtgttgaaagaatgattaCTCACGTAGTCTGTTCGGTGCATGGTACTACCTTtctcttacaccaacatattaACCTGAAGCCCTAcctgcttctcctaatcaagataaatcgttgaggttgacatgttatagtctagataGATTTCTTAGTTCAATTTACGACtatgaacaatcttttataagttACAGGACCCTATGACTATAATATTctatgtgataatctcattattcACACTATAGTCAAATACAATTTAACTTAGGGaccttatatgtatataatataaaaatattgaaacatatatgtacatgtaaaatattaacgtatatgtccaatgttcaatatcATACAATAATAGAAAAACATCATTAACACAATTGGAGATCTGGACACCAATCCCAACAGTTAAAAGGGTGCATGATGCTTCTGTACTAGCGCATACACCTAAATATTGACATTAataaagaattttcttttcttctccctttctaAGTGACTCTTCTTTCTTTGAAGGCTATATAAAATTAATGGAAAAGGATTCGTtccattttatttgaatatttgttttattatttaaatttaaagttAGTGTATTTAACCGTACATGATGTCAAATTATTTAACTTTTATAAAAGACGAACAAAAGTTGATAAGTGAAAcctttctaatatatatatctatatatttcCTGCAATTATTTTCCTAGGTCAATTACAATAACATTTCAATTGTGAACTGCTgggaaattttatttatttatttttcaaattgaaatggaaaggatcCTTCTCGGGTAACGGTGGactttttcccttttccaaTGTTTGGTTAAGAACATGGGAGTTTAAAGTGGCAACAAAGTAAAATAGAGAAGAGGAAGCATGGTTTTGATGGGATACGCTTTACAGCACTAGTAATAATAGGCGTGTTccctataataaaaaatacaaatatttataaggaaaaattttaagaaaatagttCGACCTCCCCCTTCTCCCAAAATTGGCAAGAGCAAGTGGCTCAACCGCCCTAAAGAACTTAGAGATAGTTGAGCCATCCCCTCTAGCCAATCTAGAGGTAGTCCGATCGGtcatagattttattttattttctaattttaattttatatttattgtttttttttaaaaaaaaaaattattataaggAACATGTCTTATTATTATTGGTGCCGTGTGGGTTCTAATAGtttctgtcaaaattttaaatgaaaatttgcgAAGAATTATTTGCCATTTAGGCTTACCATGGAAAATTTtaagctattttttttaatccttatcTTATTGAGCTTATTGCAAAACagggactgattttgcattatTAAAAATGTAGAGAAGCACAACCCTAGCGcacagaaaatatatatatatatatatatatatatataaaacctatccaaagaagaaaaccacattaagaaatttttgaaatccaaacatAAAGAGACAGGAACATATAGACTTTTAACTCAAGCAGGGTCCACTCGCAGTCTTCAAAGCTTTGAGCATTTGCATGCGCAGAGAATACAAATAACATTAATGAACCAAAATGTAACGCCCAACTATACTGGTCCAAATTTGATAGTTAGGTGCATCGTAGCATGGTCTATTTTCGATACTGGGGAGACTGGACCAGCCAGAGATTTGAAATTGAGACTTGCGTGAAATCCGGG
Protein-coding regions in this window:
- the LOC133860298 gene encoding uncharacterized protein LOC133860298; its protein translation is MTCENGSKIDDDVSVELREVLLEFAGLMPEELPLGLPPMRDMQHHIDFMLGSSLPNRPAYCLSLKESEELQRQVTKLLKRGYIHESMSPCAVPVLFVLKKDGSWVHSRGDKITPFVSQFFRKKKGKVGIFEWKSMEEDRGIRVFYFKGHVAVDEVVLVRCIPAGALYRGYAVRLGLA